One part of the Ciona intestinalis chromosome 5, KH, whole genome shotgun sequence genome encodes these proteins:
- the LOC100176447 gene encoding uncharacterized protein LOC100176447, translated as MSHHLNLDFAVLQPGKEPASKKLQKKASPSTSAKKRESKKLDIDNKQMEWRLNQLKQAMEKQKEERGKQGYIWKSGKNASLDSHSRNILGRTVNTTNKSPSAPTKPKPKPTVTILKDEPLDLPKRGSRSKELLETLKNKDPVLMDMKPSEETPIVNKEKWISVALDRSHDEIMEIQSDMQGNLPLSSLHGIEPSAVGLYFLRWSRKRLLPAVDNKVMMPKSGWGNEVYYPYVSNPSPAKAITASPPPSFSLHKKTDKKTNSTEKLRSSNSSISGGKLLQGSFNEDESAKSFQEALNKWRQPEQNETISVPTPSGKATPVEMSVHAVQSDPVKIDIQFSETSTLSYMERLLLKKHRSTDVPPLPNLPEFENKENYLDWKNEKLSEEDLEERDRIRQLFSPTSGDLESTNSVSTIEQDMDDQTCVITEVPDKEVLHDTWTNITENEENICFVDEASDEDDKLSIERPFSR; from the exons atGAGCCATCACTTAAATCTTGACTTTGCTGTACTGCAACCTGGCAAAGAGCCAGCGTCAAAAAAGCTGCAGAAGAAAGCTTCACCTTCAACGTCCGCGAAAAAACGTGAATCTAAAAAACTGGATATTGACAATAAACAAATGGAATGGAGGCTCAACCAGTTGAAGCAGGCAATGGAAAAACAGAAGGAAGAACGCGG AAAACAGGGTTACATTTGGAAATCTGGCAAGAATGCTTCGCTTGATTCACATTCAAGGAATATTTTGGGACGTACagtaaacacaacaaacaaaagtcCATCCGCACCAACAAAACCAAAACCAAAGCCCACTGTTACCATACTGAAGGATGAACCACTTG ATTTACCAAAAAGAGGGTCTAGGTCCAAGGAACTATtggaaacattaaaaaacaaagatcCTGTACTAATGGATATGAAACCAAGTGAAGAAACACCCATTGTAAATAAGGAGAAATGGATTTCTGTTGCATTGGATCGATCCCACGATGaa ATAATGGAAATACAAAGTGACATGCAAGGAAATCTTCCACTATCAAGCCTACATGGTATTGAACCTTCAGCAGTTGGTCTCTACTTTTTAAG ATGGAGTCGTAAGAGGTTGTTGCCAGCTGTTGACAACAAAGTTATGATGCCAAAGTCAGGGTGGGGAAACGAGGTTTATTATCCATATGTTTCCAACCCTTCTCCTGCCAAG GCGATAACTGCATCACCACCACCAAGCTTTAGCTTGCATAAGAAGACTGATAAAAAGACAAACTCAACAGAAAAACTACGTAGTTCAAATTCTTCAATTTCTGGTGGAAAACTACTGCag GGAAGTTTTAACGAAGATGAAAGCGCCAAGTCATTTCAGGAAGCTTTGAATAAATGGAGACAACCTgaacaaaatgaaacaa TTTCAGTCCCTACACCTTCTGGAAAGGCCACACCTGTTGAAATGTCAGTACACGCTGTGCAATCTGATCCTGTTAAAATTGACATTCAATTCTCTGAAACATCAACTTTATCATACATGGAACGCTTGCTGCTGAAGAAACACAg GTCGACTGATGTTCCACCATTGCCTAATTTACCagaatttgaaaataaagaaaattactTGGAttggaaaaatgaaaaactgtcAG AGGAAGATTTGGAAGAAAGAGATCGGATTCGTCAGCTCTTCTCACCAACATCCGGAGACTTAGAGAGTACGAACTCTGTTTCCACTATCGAACAAGACATGGATGATCAAACTTGTGTCATCACTGAAGTTCCAG ATAAAGAAGTATTGCATGATACATGGACAAACATAActgaaaatgaagaaaatatttgttttgttgatgaAGCTTCAGATGAAGATGATAAATTGTCAATTGAACGACCATTTTCAAGGTAG